A stretch of Candidatus Thermokryptus mobilis DNA encodes these proteins:
- a CDS encoding 4Fe-4S dicluster domain-containing protein, giving the protein MPITLEKAFIKIEKEQCKGCTLCIEVCPVKVLKISDKFNSRGYHYSEYVGDGCTGCGVCFYACPEPGAITVYKRGAVVDEKIFSLN; this is encoded by the coding sequence ATGCCGATTACACTTGAAAAAGCATTTATTAAAATTGAAAAAGAACAGTGTAAGGGTTGCACGCTTTGCATTGAGGTTTGCCCAGTGAAAGTTTTGAAAATTTCAGATAAGTTCAATTCAAGGGGTTATCATTACTCTGAATATGTTGGGGATGGTTGCACTGGTTGCGGGGTTTGTTTTTACGCTTGCCCTGAACCAGGGGCGATAACAGTTTATAAACGTGGCGCTGTCGTTGATGAAAAAATCTTCTCATTAAATTAA
- a CDS encoding M16 family metallopeptidase, which yields MIASKGDEKLDIVSLYNRTVLENGIRIVSESVPHVRSVSLGVWVDVGSRDENETDNGITHFIEHMVFKGTRKRSAQEIAEFVEDIGGYLNAFTTKEHTCFYVRILGEWLEKGVEVLADLVQNPTFEENEIEKEKLVVYEEINDTEDDLEEYIGDLLEYQLLYPHPLGFPIIGTRETVGSFTREKLFDHLNKFYTAENIVISAAGNLRHDDLVELVLRYFRDTRSKNGVYKTREAPKISNPKKYVIEKPSSQSHICMGVLTYGAKDERRDQVLLLNTLLGDGMSSRLFQNVREKYGLVYSIYSFYSMFNDSGIFGVYFASDEKNVDRTLDIIFREFRSIVENGISTEELKRAKAQVKSSILMGLESMSNRMQRLAQIELVYNGKYSEVEEVIERIEKVEPEDVQRLAQEILKEEKFTTVIINPSKNNLEKHHDNRSPKRN from the coding sequence TTGATAGCAAGCAAAGGTGATGAAAAATTAGATATCGTTTCACTATACAACCGAACCGTTCTTGAAAATGGAATAAGAATTGTTTCAGAGTCAGTTCCGCATGTGCGAAGTGTTTCGCTTGGTGTTTGGGTTGATGTTGGCTCAAGAGATGAGAATGAAACTGACAATGGAATTACGCACTTCATAGAACACATGGTTTTTAAGGGGACAAGGAAAAGGAGCGCCCAAGAAATTGCTGAATTTGTTGAGGACATAGGTGGTTATTTGAATGCCTTCACGACGAAGGAACATACCTGTTTTTATGTCCGAATTTTGGGGGAATGGCTTGAAAAAGGAGTTGAAGTTTTAGCGGATTTGGTTCAAAATCCAACATTTGAAGAAAATGAAATAGAAAAAGAGAAACTCGTTGTTTACGAGGAAATAAATGACACAGAAGATGACCTTGAAGAATATATCGGTGACCTTCTTGAATATCAACTTTTATATCCGCATCCTTTAGGTTTTCCTATCATTGGAACGAGGGAAACGGTTGGAAGTTTTACGAGAGAAAAGCTATTTGATCATTTAAACAAGTTTTACACCGCTGAGAATATCGTCATTTCAGCTGCTGGAAATTTAAGGCATGATGATTTAGTTGAACTTGTGCTCAGGTATTTCAGAGACACAAGGTCAAAGAATGGAGTTTACAAAACAAGAGAGGCGCCGAAGATTTCAAATCCTAAAAAGTATGTTATAGAAAAGCCATCAAGTCAATCGCACATTTGTATGGGGGTTTTGACATACGGTGCGAAAGATGAACGAAGGGATCAGGTACTTTTACTTAACACATTGCTCGGAGATGGAATGAGTTCAAGGTTATTTCAAAATGTCCGCGAAAAATATGGGCTTGTTTATTCAATTTATTCATTTTACTCAATGTTCAACGATTCGGGAATTTTTGGAGTTTATTTCGCCTCGGATGAGAAAAATGTTGATAGAACGCTTGATATAATTTTTAGGGAGTTTAGATCAATTGTTGAAAATGGGATTTCAACTGAGGAGCTAAAAAGGGCAAAGGCACAGGTTAAAAGTTCAATTTTGATGGGTCTTGAAAGCATGTCAAACAGGATGCAACGCCTTGCACAAATAGAGCTCGTCTATAATGGGAAGTATTCCGAAGTTGAGGAAGTAATAGAAAGGATTGAAAAGGTTGAGCCAGAAGATGTTCAACGCTTGGCTCAAGAAATTTTGAAAGAGGAGAAATTTACAACAGTAATAATCAATCCAAGTAAAAACAATTTGGAGAAACACCATGATAATAGGAGTCCCAAAAGAAATTAA
- a CDS encoding bis-aminopropyl spermidine synthase family protein gives MADKRIERQVLRVLSTGPKTFWEIVNRQDGTLKELYQTLNKLMKENTVKRDGEFFYLNGQAALKVFPDPRCENCRGGIQIKGEYLKIFETYKEIVKNRPLPSIEFDQGFISAEDAIRRAIFMYERGDVEGKSIFILGDDDLVSIAIGLLGVAKKITVLEIDKRLTDFINDVSKKYNLNISTITHDVLDSFPRNEMNKYDTFLTDPVETLHGFILFIYRCLQALKKKNSAGYFGLTHIEANLEKWYRIQKFILSTGMVITDILRDFSYYPEDENQWNENYQYYLINKKLKIGLPNVNWFRSSFFRVEAYDKIRLRKLPRLKSAHELYVDDEAWCTVEYETWD, from the coding sequence ATGGCTGATAAAAGAATAGAAAGACAGGTGTTGCGTGTCCTTTCTACCGGACCAAAAACTTTTTGGGAGATTGTCAATCGCCAAGATGGGACTCTTAAGGAATTATACCAAACATTAAACAAATTAATGAAAGAAAACACAGTAAAAAGGGATGGCGAGTTTTTTTACCTTAATGGTCAAGCAGCGCTAAAAGTGTTTCCTGATCCGAGATGTGAAAATTGTCGTGGCGGAATTCAAATAAAAGGTGAGTATTTAAAAATTTTTGAGACATACAAAGAAATTGTAAAAAATAGACCTTTACCCTCAATTGAATTTGACCAAGGCTTCATTAGCGCTGAAGATGCTATAAGGAGAGCAATTTTTATGTATGAAAGAGGGGATGTTGAAGGGAAGTCAATCTTTATCCTCGGTGATGATGACCTTGTGAGCATTGCAATTGGATTGCTTGGTGTGGCAAAGAAAATAACAGTCCTTGAAATTGATAAGCGATTGACCGATTTCATCAACGATGTGAGCAAGAAATATAACCTTAACATCTCAACTATAACTCACGATGTCCTTGATTCTTTCCCAAGAAACGAGATGAATAAATATGATACATTTTTAACCGACCCGGTTGAGACATTGCATGGATTTATACTCTTCATTTATAGATGTCTTCAAGCATTGAAGAAGAAAAATTCAGCAGGGTATTTCGGCTTAACACATATTGAAGCAAACCTTGAAAAATGGTATCGCATACAAAAGTTTATACTTTCAACGGGGATGGTAATAACCGATATATTGCGTGATTTTTCATATTATCCAGAAGATGAAAATCAGTGGAACGAAAATTACCAGTATTATTTGATAAATAAAAAGTTGAAAATCGGACTGCCAAATGTTAATTGGTTCAGATCATCATTTTTCAGGGTTGAAGCTTATGACAAAATTAGATTAAGGAAATTACCGAGGTTAAAGTCGGCACATGAACTTTATGTTGATGATGAAGCATGGTGCACAGTTGAATATGAAACATGGGATTAA
- a CDS encoding 2Fe-2S iron-sulfur cluster-binding protein — MAKITIDGKTVEVKDGLTILQAAQEIGIDIPHFCYHPALSIAGNCRMCLVEVEKMPKLVIACATRVTDGMVVYTKSEKVVKARQAVLEFILINHPLDCPICDEAGECKLQNYTYIYGPGHSRFDEEKVHKPKRVPLGANIVLDVERCIMCSRCVRFFDEVVKDPQLTFTQRGDRVVLTTFPGKKLDNPYSMNIIDICPVGALTSRDFRFRERTWNMTAIESICPGCARGCNVYLWVRNNQILRITPRQNMEVNKYWMCDYGRFTYIPVNSDDRIKSPMVRRNGDLIEVDWETAISEAVSILKNVKPDEIAVIGSPFATNEDNFVLQKFAKTVLKAKYIDFIKHVKDGDEDNFLIRADKTPNSLGAYLVGIRPGNGYGLDAILNGLKERKFKVIYVMDDDIVLDDELYNLLDGVKVIVHATNKNKTVEKASVVFASASFAEKEGTFTNFEGRVQKINIAVLPSDIEPYMLYKPRKFGEAKPNTGEINKAELAHARLFNFGTPFDRWASGERRNVKPSWKVITELANNLGAKFTYTTAKDVFEEITTVVREFRGLSYENLKNGAMIKKD, encoded by the coding sequence ATGGCCAAAATAACAATAGATGGGAAAACAGTTGAAGTAAAAGATGGACTTACAATACTTCAAGCTGCTCAAGAAATTGGAATTGATATCCCGCATTTCTGTTATCATCCCGCTTTGTCAATAGCTGGAAATTGTAGAATGTGTCTTGTTGAGGTTGAAAAAATGCCCAAGTTAGTCATCGCCTGTGCCACAAGGGTCACGGATGGAATGGTCGTTTATACCAAAAGTGAAAAAGTCGTAAAAGCAAGACAAGCTGTTCTTGAATTTATACTTATAAATCACCCGCTTGACTGCCCGATATGCGACGAGGCTGGTGAGTGCAAACTTCAAAACTATACATATATCTATGGACCTGGGCACAGCAGATTTGATGAAGAAAAAGTTCATAAACCGAAGAGAGTTCCTCTTGGCGCAAACATAGTCCTTGATGTTGAAAGATGTATAATGTGCTCAAGATGTGTTAGATTTTTTGATGAGGTCGTGAAAGACCCGCAATTGACATTTACTCAAAGAGGAGATAGAGTTGTTTTGACAACTTTCCCCGGGAAAAAACTTGACAATCCGTATTCAATGAATATCATTGACATCTGTCCAGTTGGAGCTTTAACTTCAAGGGATTTCAGATTCAGGGAAAGAACTTGGAATATGACTGCGATTGAAAGCATTTGTCCGGGTTGCGCTCGTGGTTGCAATGTTTATCTTTGGGTCAGGAATAATCAAATTTTAAGAATCACACCAAGGCAAAATATGGAAGTGAATAAATACTGGATGTGTGATTATGGAAGATTTACATATATCCCCGTTAACTCGGATGACAGGATTAAATCTCCTATGGTTCGCAGAAATGGCGATTTAATTGAAGTTGATTGGGAAACAGCCATATCTGAAGCGGTGTCAATTTTAAAAAATGTAAAACCTGATGAAATTGCCGTCATTGGTTCCCCATTCGCAACGAATGAAGATAATTTCGTCCTTCAGAAATTCGCCAAGACAGTTTTAAAAGCGAAATATATTGACTTCATTAAGCATGTTAAAGATGGTGACGAAGATAATTTCCTTATAAGGGCTGACAAAACTCCCAACTCACTTGGAGCTTACCTTGTTGGAATACGACCGGGAAATGGATATGGACTTGATGCGATTTTGAATGGTTTAAAAGAGCGAAAGTTTAAAGTTATCTATGTCATGGACGATGATATTGTCCTTGATGATGAGCTTTACAATCTACTTGATGGGGTCAAGGTGATTGTCCACGCCACAAATAAAAATAAGACAGTTGAAAAGGCGAGCGTCGTTTTCGCAAGCGCATCATTTGCCGAAAAAGAGGGAACTTTCACAAACTTTGAAGGCAGGGTTCAAAAAATTAACATCGCCGTTCTCCCATCGGACATTGAACCGTATATGCTTTACAAGCCGAGGAAATTCGGAGAGGCGAAACCTAACACCGGTGAAATAAACAAGGCTGAACTTGCACACGCAAGATTATTTAATTTTGGGACACCGTTTGACAGATGGGCAAGCGGTGAAAGGAGAAATGTTAAGCCATCTTGGAAAGTCATCACAGAATTAGCGAATAATCTTGGAGCGAAGTTTACTTACACAACCGCAAAAGACGTCTTTGAGGAAATCACCACCGTTGTCCGTGAATTTAGAGGACTGTCTTACGAGAACTTGAAAAACGGCGCAATGATAAAAAAGGATTAA
- a CDS encoding bis(5'-nucleosyl)-tetraphosphatase, which yields MIYRVENGQLKFLILKYGLGHWDFPKGNVEKGESEIETVKREIEEETGIKDIEIIGGFKESVGYYYRMHGKLIYKTVNYYLAKTQQKDVRLSYEHEDYAWVTLDEALKYLKHKNSINVLTKAYTFLKTNLGDFK from the coding sequence GTGATTTACAGAGTTGAGAATGGCCAGTTGAAATTTTTGATCTTAAAGTATGGTCTCGGGCATTGGGATTTCCCAAAAGGAAATGTTGAAAAAGGAGAAAGTGAAATTGAAACTGTAAAAAGGGAGATTGAAGAAGAAACGGGGATAAAAGACATTGAAATTATCGGTGGTTTCAAAGAAAGTGTGGGTTATTACTACCGAATGCACGGGAAATTAATTTATAAAACGGTGAATTATTATCTTGCAAAGACACAACAAAAAGATGTTCGTCTGTCTTATGAACACGAGGACTATGCCTGGGTCACGCTTGATGAGGCGTTAAAGTATTTGAAACATAAAAACAGCATAAATGTCCTTACCAAAGCGTATACTTTCTTAAAAACAAATTTAGGTGATTTTAAATGA
- a CDS encoding 2-oxoacid:acceptor oxidoreductase family protein, translating into MAVTILKKPSTFYNIFERKPDADKINTHYCPGCGHGKLHKLIAEAIEDFGVQDRVIFINPVGCSVFLYYYFDAGHIQVAHGRAPAVATGIKRVHPHSIVISYQGDGDLAAIGGNEILHAANRGEHITVFFVNNAIYGMTGGQMAPTTLPGMKTTTTPRGRDIRNEGYPLRMAELIATLDAPVYVERVALTDAKNMAKARKAVRKAIQIQMEGKGFAFVEALSACPTGWGMNPPDAEKWINEVMTKYFPLGVFKDISDKVEPVKFERKILNAEEIKKAIGIDSAIVQPKKYKRNVITEKYKNPKIKIAGFGGQGILLLGLMLAQAGMLEEYHVSWLPSYGPEMRGGTANCHVNISETEIASPLVSIPTVLIAMNRPSLEKFEPTVKTGGIIFYDDSLIDIKPSREDVEIIPVPATKIADDIGSTKVANMVMLGAYIGYTGILTKESVFDALDIVVKRRELNEMNRKAIEAGIEFVL; encoded by the coding sequence ATGGCGGTGACAATTTTAAAAAAGCCATCAACTTTTTATAACATATTTGAAAGAAAGCCCGACGCAGATAAAATAAATACACACTACTGCCCGGGATGCGGTCACGGAAAGCTTCACAAACTTATCGCTGAAGCGATTGAGGACTTCGGCGTTCAAGATCGTGTCATTTTCATTAATCCTGTTGGATGTTCTGTATTTCTTTACTATTATTTTGATGCCGGGCATATTCAAGTTGCGCATGGAAGAGCCCCTGCGGTTGCAACTGGTATAAAAAGAGTTCATCCACATAGTATTGTTATAAGTTATCAAGGTGATGGAGATCTTGCAGCTATAGGTGGGAATGAAATTTTACACGCAGCAAATCGTGGTGAGCATATAACTGTGTTTTTTGTTAACAATGCAATTTACGGGATGACGGGCGGACAAATGGCGCCAACGACATTGCCGGGCATGAAAACGACAACAACCCCAAGAGGCAGAGACATTCGTAACGAGGGATATCCACTTCGCATGGCTGAGCTCATAGCAACGCTTGATGCACCGGTGTATGTTGAAAGAGTTGCTTTGACCGATGCTAAAAACATGGCAAAGGCGAGAAAAGCCGTTAGGAAAGCAATTCAAATTCAGATGGAGGGTAAAGGTTTTGCTTTCGTTGAGGCGCTTTCAGCTTGTCCGACGGGTTGGGGAATGAATCCACCCGATGCGGAAAAATGGATAAATGAAGTTATGACTAAATATTTCCCGCTTGGTGTTTTCAAAGATATCTCGGACAAGGTTGAGCCAGTGAAATTTGAAAGGAAAATTTTAAACGCCGAGGAAATAAAAAAAGCCATTGGTATTGATAGTGCAATAGTTCAACCCAAAAAATACAAAAGAAATGTAATCACAGAAAAGTATAAAAACCCGAAGATAAAAATCGCTGGATTTGGAGGTCAAGGTATTTTACTTCTTGGCTTAATGTTAGCGCAAGCTGGAATGCTTGAGGAATATCATGTGTCCTGGTTGCCCTCGTATGGACCAGAAATGAGAGGTGGAACTGCGAATTGTCATGTCAACATATCTGAAACAGAAATCGCTTCCCCGCTTGTTTCAATTCCAACTGTCTTAATTGCGATGAACAGACCATCACTTGAAAAGTTTGAGCCGACGGTTAAAACCGGTGGTATCATCTTTTACGATGATTCATTAATTGACATTAAACCATCAAGGGAAGATGTTGAAATTATCCCTGTCCCAGCTACGAAAATTGCCGATGATATCGGTTCAACCAAAGTAGCGAATATGGTCATGCTTGGAGCTTACATTGGATACACTGGTATATTGACCAAGGAAAGCGTATTTGATGCGCTTGACATCGTCGTCAAAAGGAGGGAATTAAATGAAATGAACAGGAAAGCCATTGAGGCGGGCATTGAATTTGTCTTATAA
- the ald gene encoding alanine dehydrogenase: MIIGVPKEIKRMENRVALLPAGVSILRAHGHTVLVEKGAGLGSGFSDELYRDAGAEIVDDPREIYAKADMIVKVKEPIGYEYELLRRDQIVFTYFHFAASRELTEAVIKSGCIAIAYETVQKDDGSLPLLEPMSEIAGRMAPQEGAKYLEKSMGGRGILLGGVPGVEPADVAIIGGGVVGTNAAKIAAGLGARVTILDVNLQRLRYLDDIMPKNVVTMASNEYNILKAVKRADVLIGAVLIPGAKAPKLVTKEMVAQMKEGAVIIDVSVDQGGCIETIRATTHDDPVYIEYGVVHYGVANMPGAVPKTSTIALTNATLPYIIELADKGFEIAIKENKELRRGVNIIEGKVTHKGVADAFGLEYTPIEDLIKFD; this comes from the coding sequence ATGATAATAGGAGTCCCAAAAGAAATTAAAAGGATGGAAAACAGGGTAGCACTTTTACCAGCGGGTGTTTCAATTCTGAGAGCTCATGGGCACACAGTGCTTGTTGAGAAAGGAGCTGGACTTGGGAGTGGCTTTAGCGATGAACTTTACCGTGATGCTGGCGCGGAAATCGTTGATGACCCAAGGGAAATTTACGCAAAGGCGGATATGATAGTTAAAGTCAAAGAGCCGATTGGATATGAGTACGAGCTTTTGAGAAGGGATCAGATAGTTTTCACATATTTTCACTTTGCAGCAAGTCGTGAATTGACTGAAGCGGTTATTAAATCTGGATGCATTGCGATTGCTTATGAAACGGTTCAAAAAGATGATGGAAGCTTGCCTTTGCTTGAGCCGATGAGTGAAATTGCGGGAAGAATGGCACCGCAAGAGGGGGCAAAATATCTTGAAAAATCAATGGGTGGGCGTGGCATCTTACTTGGTGGTGTTCCAGGCGTTGAACCCGCAGATGTTGCAATCATAGGAGGTGGTGTCGTTGGAACAAACGCAGCAAAAATTGCAGCTGGACTTGGTGCAAGGGTTACGATACTTGATGTGAACTTGCAAAGATTGAGATATCTTGACGATATAATGCCGAAAAATGTAGTAACTATGGCTTCAAATGAATATAACATTTTGAAAGCGGTTAAGCGTGCTGATGTCTTAATTGGAGCGGTTTTAATCCCTGGGGCAAAAGCACCTAAACTTGTTACTAAGGAAATGGTTGCTCAGATGAAAGAGGGCGCAGTTATAATTGATGTCTCAGTTGACCAAGGCGGTTGCATTGAAACTATAAGAGCAACAACACACGACGACCCGGTTTACATTGAATACGGCGTTGTCCATTACGGTGTAGCAAATATGCCAGGAGCCGTCCCAAAGACATCAACAATCGCTCTTACAAATGCTACCTTGCCTTATATAATTGAACTTGCAGATAAAGGTTTTGAAATTGCGATAAAGGAGAACAAAGAATTGCGAAGAGGTGTTAACATCATAGAGGGCAAAGTTACCCACAAAGGTGTGGCTGATGCCTTCGGACTTGAATATACACCAATTGAAGATTTGATCAAATTTGATTAA
- a CDS encoding 3-methyl-2-oxobutanoate dehydrogenase subunit VorB translates to MAKQLMKGNEAVVRGAILAGCRAFFGYPITPASEIAEAAALLMPEVGGVFIQAESEVAAINMLFGAASGGIRAMTASSSPGISLMQEGISYAAGAELPMVIVDIMRGGPGLGNIAPEQGDYYQVVKGGGHGNYKVIVLAPNSVQEMCDLTYLAFDLAEKYRNPVYVLADGFIGQMIEPVEFPEPKIPKIDKSWCVDGTAETRNNLITSIYLAPEDLEKHNLKLKEKYERIKREEVRYEDYKTEDAELILVGYGIVSRILKSVVDIMRSEGYKVGLLRPITLFPFPEKKIRELAQTAQIFLVVELSTGQMVDDVKLALDGMRPVKFYGRCGGMVPSAEEIIEQVKTIFVEIEKEIEHQK, encoded by the coding sequence ATGGCAAAACAACTGATGAAAGGGAATGAGGCGGTTGTAAGAGGGGCAATACTTGCTGGATGCAGGGCATTTTTCGGTTATCCAATTACGCCCGCAAGCGAAATAGCTGAAGCTGCTGCTCTTTTAATGCCAGAGGTTGGTGGCGTCTTTATCCAAGCTGAAAGTGAAGTTGCTGCAATCAATATGCTCTTTGGTGCAGCAAGCGGTGGAATAAGAGCCATGACAGCATCATCAAGCCCAGGCATTAGCCTCATGCAGGAAGGGATATCATATGCAGCTGGGGCTGAACTGCCAATGGTTATAGTTGATATTATGAGAGGCGGACCAGGACTTGGAAACATAGCTCCAGAGCAAGGGGATTACTATCAAGTTGTCAAGGGTGGTGGACATGGAAATTACAAAGTTATTGTCCTTGCACCAAATTCTGTTCAAGAAATGTGTGATTTAACTTATCTTGCCTTTGATTTGGCTGAAAAATACAGAAATCCAGTTTATGTTCTTGCTGATGGATTCATCGGGCAAATGATAGAACCGGTTGAATTTCCTGAGCCGAAAATACCGAAAATTGACAAGTCATGGTGTGTTGATGGCACGGCTGAAACTCGGAATAATTTAATTACATCAATTTACCTTGCCCCTGAAGACCTTGAAAAGCACAATCTGAAATTGAAAGAAAAATACGAGAGAATTAAAAGGGAAGAGGTAAGATATGAAGATTATAAAACTGAGGATGCCGAATTGATTTTGGTTGGTTATGGTATAGTGTCAAGAATTTTAAAAAGTGTTGTTGATATAATGAGAAGCGAAGGATATAAAGTAGGTCTATTAAGACCGATAACTTTGTTCCCATTCCCCGAGAAAAAAATTCGCGAGTTAGCCCAGACAGCGCAGATTTTCTTAGTTGTTGAGTTGAGCACCGGGCAAATGGTTGATGATGTTAAGCTTGCCCTTGATGGGATGAGACCAGTTAAATTTTACGGAAGGTGTGGTGGGATGGTCCCATCCGCTGAGGAAATAATTGAGCAGGTTAAAACTATATTTGTTGAAATTGAAAAAGAAATTGAACATCAAAAGTGA
- the hypD gene encoding hydrogenase formation protein HypD, whose amino-acid sequence MDINKLFRDVGKIKVLEGIIKREIEKLGRTLYIMEFCGGHTHVIMRYGIDELLSDYVKFVHGPGCPVCVLPMSRVDLAIELAKQKDLILCTYGDVMRVPGSNKESLLVLKAEGYNIKMLYSCLDAIKIAERNPDKQVVFFAIGFETTTPQTALLILQANEKGAKNLSVVSNHVITPAAIQHILNAPEMREIGKVKIDAFIGPGHVSTIIGTKPYEYFAEEFLKPVVISGFEPLDIMQSVFMIVKQIVEKRAEVEIQYSRFVSKEGNLKAQLLVSKVFELRKEFEWRGLGVVPYSSLKIRKEYSDFDAEKRFPINLPKSREHPACICAKVIRGVALPTDCKLFGRICNPLNPIGSCMVSSEGTCAAYYNYKVMEKV is encoded by the coding sequence ATGGATATAAACAAGCTTTTTAGGGATGTTGGGAAAATTAAGGTCTTAGAGGGCATTATAAAAAGGGAAATAGAAAAGCTTGGAAGAACTTTGTATATTATGGAATTTTGTGGAGGACATACCCATGTCATAATGAGATACGGTATAGATGAACTTCTAAGTGATTATGTGAAATTCGTTCACGGCCCTGGATGTCCAGTATGTGTGCTTCCTATGAGTAGGGTGGATTTAGCCATAGAGTTAGCCAAGCAAAAAGATTTGATTCTTTGTACCTATGGGGATGTGATGAGGGTTCCGGGTTCAAACAAGGAAAGTTTACTTGTTTTGAAAGCAGAGGGATATAATATTAAAATGTTATACTCTTGTCTTGACGCTATAAAAATAGCTGAGAGAAATCCCGACAAACAAGTAGTTTTCTTTGCAATAGGTTTTGAGACGACAACACCACAGACAGCGCTCTTAATTTTGCAAGCAAATGAGAAGGGAGCTAAAAATCTTTCTGTGGTAAGCAATCATGTTATAACTCCTGCTGCAATACAACACATTCTCAATGCCCCAGAGATGAGGGAAATCGGTAAAGTAAAGATAGATGCCTTTATTGGTCCCGGTCATGTAAGCACGATAATAGGCACTAAACCTTATGAATATTTTGCAGAGGAATTCCTAAAACCTGTTGTTATTTCTGGATTTGAGCCATTAGATATAATGCAATCGGTTTTTATGATAGTTAAACAAATAGTAGAAAAGAGAGCTGAGGTTGAAATTCAATACAGTAGATTTGTATCAAAGGAAGGAAATTTAAAAGCTCAATTGTTGGTATCTAAGGTTTTTGAGTTAAGGAAGGAATTTGAATGGCGCGGTCTTGGTGTAGTTCCTTATAGTTCATTAAAAATAAGGAAAGAGTATTCTGATTTTGATGCTGAGAAGAGATTTCCTATTAATTTACCAAAATCCAGAGAACATCCCGCCTGCATATGTGCAAAAGTTATAAGAGGTGTGGCTTTGCCTACAGATTGTAAACTTTTTGGGAGGATTTGTAATCCGTTAAATCCTATTGGCTCATGTATGGTTTCTTCCGAGGGCACATGTGCAGCATACTATAATTATAAAGTAATGGAAAAAGTATGA
- a CDS encoding glycosyltransferase family 9 protein: MKNHSRILITRLRFIGDVVLTTPVIRAVREKFPHAYIAYLADKDAITLLENNPFLDELIPLDFNWGFFEQVKFISKLRAKKFDLVIDLFGNPRSAILSFLSGAGTRIGGAFGWRKFLYTHPIPRTNERKNAIQFHLDYLKPLGIDARNLNQELKTEIFLTQREKDWALNYLKSKGVDLSKKIVGIHPGATWPAKMWFKENFASLADKITSKTDASVVITHSEKETNLALEVYNLTLRKRIYLLDSLNLRELASVLSHLDLYISNDCGPMHIAVAVGTKTIGIFGPGEEDIWFPYPESMGHKALRVDVECHPCHLNFCNREGENYMKCMKLLTVDMVLNEALKIMRRG, from the coding sequence TTGAAAAATCACTCAAGGATTCTTATAACGCGACTTCGCTTTATTGGTGATGTCGTTTTGACAACGCCAGTCATAAGAGCTGTTCGTGAGAAATTCCCGCACGCTTATATAGCATATCTTGCCGATAAAGACGCGATAACACTACTTGAGAACAATCCTTTCCTTGATGAGTTAATACCTCTTGATTTTAACTGGGGATTTTTTGAGCAGGTAAAATTTATTTCAAAATTACGGGCGAAAAAATTTGACCTTGTTATAGACCTTTTTGGAAACCCGAGAAGTGCAATTTTAAGCTTTCTAAGCGGTGCTGGGACAAGGATAGGTGGGGCGTTCGGCTGGAGAAAATTTTTATATACGCATCCAATTCCGAGAACAAATGAAAGGAAAAATGCCATTCAATTTCACCTTGATTATCTAAAACCCCTCGGAATTGATGCGAGAAATTTGAACCAGGAGCTCAAGACGGAGATTTTTTTAACACAAAGAGAAAAGGATTGGGCTTTAAATTATCTAAAAAGCAAGGGTGTTGATCTGAGCAAAAAAATTGTTGGGATTCACCCCGGGGCAACTTGGCCAGCGAAAATGTGGTTTAAAGAAAACTTCGCAAGCCTTGCTGATAAAATAACCTCAAAAACGGACGCCTCAGTTGTGATAACCCACTCAGAGAAAGAAACAAACCTTGCTTTGGAAGTTTATAACCTTACATTGAGAAAAAGAATTTACCTTCTTGACTCCCTCAACCTGAGAGAACTTGCTTCTGTATTATCTCATCTTGACCTTTATATCTCAAACGATTGTGGTCCGATGCACATTGCAGTGGCTGTGGGTACAAAAACGATAGGTATTTTCGGTCCAGGTGAAGAAGATATTTGGTTTCCTTATCCTGAAAGCATGGGGCACAAAGCATTAAGAGTTGATGTTGAATGTCATCCCTGCCATCTTAACTTTTGCAATAGGGAAGGGGAGAATTACATGAAATGTATGAAACTTTTAACTGTTGATATGGTTTTGAACGAAGCATTAAAAATAATGAGAAGGGGCTGA